The following nucleotide sequence is from bacterium HR11.
ATCTTTAACCTGAGACCCGAGACCCGGTCGAGGTACGACATGGCGATCCTCCTCCCGACAGTGCCGACACCGACGGCCGGACGGGCAATGGCCGATTCGATCCCGGCAAGTCTCCCCCGTCTGTCGGGTCGGTTCTGCATCTATACGTACGGATGCCAGATGAACGAGCACGACTCGGAGAAGATAGCGAGCCTCCTCCAGCAGATGGGCCTCCAGGCCGTCACCGAGCCGGAGGCCGCCGACGTCGTCGTCCTCAACACGTGTAGCGTCCGGGAGAAGGCGGGTCAGAAGGTATTCTCCGAGCTTGGCAAACTGAGGCTCGTGAAACAGCGGCGGCCGCACATGGTCATCGCCGTATGCGGGTGCCTGGCCCAGCAGGAGGGCGAGCGCATCTTCCGGCAGGCGCCCCACGTGGACGTCGTCTTCGGGCCTCGGAACATCCCCGAGCTCCCGGAGCTTCTCCGGCGGGTCGTCCAGGGCGAACGGCGCGTCGTCTCGCTGTCCCGGCCCCGTCAGCGGCCGGCCTTCGACCAGTTGGCCGTCTACCGGCGCTCGCCCGTCGTCGGCTACGTCACCATCATGGAAGGTTGCGACAAGTTCTGCACCTTCTGCATCGTCCCCTTCACCCGCGGTCGGGAGATTTGCCGGCCGCCCCGGGACATCCTGATGGAGGTCCAGGCCCTGGCCGAGGCCGGCTACCCGGAGGTCGTCCTCCTCGGCCAGACGGTCAACTCGTATCGGTGGGAGGACGTGACGTTCGCCGCCCTGCTCCGGATGATCCACGACGTCGAGGGCATCCGGCGCATCCGCTTCGTCTCGCCCCATCCGTCGGACGTGACCGACGAGCTCATCGCGACGATGCGGGACTATCCAAAGATCGGCCGTCACATCCACCTGCCCCTGCAGGCCGGTTCGGACCGCATCCTCCGGGCGATGCGCCGGACCTACACGCAACGGGAGTACCTGGAAAAGGTCGAAAAGCTTCGGAAGGCCGTCCCCGACATCGCCATCGGGACGGACATCATCGTCGGCTTCCCCGGCGAGACGGAAGAAGACTTTCAGGAGACGCTCCGGGTCGTCCGTCTCGTCGAATACGACAATATGTTCAGCTTCAAGTACTCGCCCCGCCCCTTCACGGCGGCCTGGAAGTTCGGCGACCCCGTCCCCGACGAGGTCAAGACCGACCGCATCGTCCGCCTGCAGGCCCTCCAGGAGGAAATTCAGCTCCGGAAGCATCGAGCCCTCATCGGAAGCCTTCAGGAGGTCCTCTTCGAGGGTCCCTCGAAGAAGCGGCCCGACGAGCTGGAGGGCCGGACGACGCACAACCGCGTCGTGAACGTCCCGGCGGACCCGGCCCGTTGGCTGGGCCGGTTCGCCTGGGTGCGCATCACGGAGGCCGGCCCCCACAGCCTGCGGGGCGAGATACAAGATAGGGAGATGGGCAGGTGGGCAGTCGGCAGGTCGGCAGATGGGCAGGTCGGGAGGTAGGCAGTCGGCAGATGGGCAGGTCGGCAGATGGGCAGGTGGGCAGGTCGGCAGTCGGCAGATGGGCAGGTCGGCAGATGGGCAAGTCGGGAGATAGGGGAAATGGGGATCTATTCGCTATTCGCTATTCGCTATTCGCCATTCGCCATTCGCCACTCGCCACTCGCCATTCGCCATTCGCCACTCGCTTAGAGGGTACCCTATGGACCCGACATGGATTCGACCCCGTCTTCGGTGGGCCATCCGCCTCGTCCGGCAGGTCGGCCGCCAGCTCCGTCAGGCGTGGACCCAATCCGACGGTCCCGTCCCGATGGAATGGAAAGACGAGGGCCGGCGGCATCCGGTCACCCGTCTCGACCGGGTCGTCGAGGAGACGATCGTCCGGCAGATTTTTCAGAAGGACCCGAAGGCCCAGGTCCTGACGGAAGAATCCGGCATCTTGGGGCCGGCGCACAGCCAGGCCCGCTGGATCCTGGACCCCATCGACGGGACGAGCAACTTCATCCACGGCTTTCCGCACTTTGCCATCTCGCTGGCCTTGGAATACAAGGGCCACGTCGTCTTAGGTGTCGTCTACGACCCCGTCAAGCGGGAGTGCTTCTGGGCCGGGGCCGGGATGGGGGCCTTCTTGAACGGGCGGCCCATCCGGGTCTCCTCGGTCCGCTCCGTCAACGAGGCTCTCCTGGGGACCGGCTTCACGTATCAGATTTACGAACACATGGACCGGACGCTCCGCATATTCCGGGGATTCCTCTACAC
It contains:
- the miaB gene encoding tRNA-2-methylthio-N(6)-dimethylallyladenosine synthase; amino-acid sequence: MAILLPTVPTPTAGRAMADSIPASLPRLSGRFCIYTYGCQMNEHDSEKIASLLQQMGLQAVTEPEAADVVVLNTCSVREKAGQKVFSELGKLRLVKQRRPHMVIAVCGCLAQQEGERIFRQAPHVDVVFGPRNIPELPELLRRVVQGERRVVSLSRPRQRPAFDQLAVYRRSPVVGYVTIMEGCDKFCTFCIVPFTRGREICRPPRDILMEVQALAEAGYPEVVLLGQTVNSYRWEDVTFAALLRMIHDVEGIRRIRFVSPHPSDVTDELIATMRDYPKIGRHIHLPLQAGSDRILRAMRRTYTQREYLEKVEKLRKAVPDIAIGTDIIVGFPGETEEDFQETLRVVRLVEYDNMFSFKYSPRPFTAAWKFGDPVPDEVKTDRIVRLQALQEEIQLRKHRALIGSLQEVLFEGPSKKRPDELEGRTTHNRVVNVPADPARWLGRFAWVRITEAGPHSLRGEIQDREMGRWAVGRSADGQVGR
- the suhB gene encoding Inositol-1-monophosphatase, which gives rise to MDPTWIRPRLRWAIRLVRQVGRQLRQAWTQSDGPVPMEWKDEGRRHPVTRLDRVVEETIVRQIFQKDPKAQVLTEESGILGPAHSQARWILDPIDGTSNFIHGFPHFAISLALEYKGHVVLGVVYDPVKRECFWAGAGMGAFLNGRPIRVSSVRSVNEALLGTGFTYQIYEHMDRTLRIFRGFLYTAMGIRRAGAAALDLCYVAAGRLDGFWEEHLSPWDVAAGVLILQEAGGRWTDFALQPTSIYDGELLASNGLIHDQMGEVIRWALSEA